In Antennarius striatus isolate MH-2024 chromosome 10, ASM4005453v1, whole genome shotgun sequence, one DNA window encodes the following:
- the elf1 gene encoding ETS-related transcription factor Elf-1 produces the protein MTTAVQPSELVFEFASNGMDEINQLDDPSVFPAVIVEQVPAADLLQVYSGLESDEVTNGIMVDTTLHVVEEQSILVGGVDLSETTVQGAEDSMETNAAAAALLNMESPNNILDEKRMIHTYGMLESDLTYAPLRPDQMDNGALDMSLDEDTSSMDEIAQKSSLKPQKKTKVRKPRAVRPCSPITTPSLPLKKKSKEGKGNTIYLWEFLLALLQDKNTCPKYIKWTQREKGIFKLVDSKAVSKLWGKHKNKPDMNYETMGRALRYYYQRGILAKVEGQRLVYQFKEMPADLVVIEDEDTGPDSNSCYGNQRSSSGRSVVRGGSKGHGRAHSQHQVPMKQMKKEAHEEHLYQEASVCQTEQLLQTVNMLQAGQGSIVQEPAQAMRTINNPVSLPMVLTPTGSFQSVPLTTVLANGDSNHCSPPQVILHTMPSSTQSGKDVLTIHAASLGGEASSLQDGLPQQLLVTSLCSSTISTSPPCASLPGVITSTASNLNGLPRLVTINTTCGQTMVAQQPGTVIATVLKSSDLSGLQVKEELLDPSYFQSMVNGDLSLSANTFEKEEIEAGESELQYRTVIIDSSLSQSQEALSETIVNGHSSQTGSPSEGLTPVEELEVRGEMSLQPEQGIKGLQELPLSVQLPANFIQIKTEPAEA, from the exons CTGGACGACCCGTCAGTGTTCCCAGCTGTGATTGTGGAGCAGGTGCCGGCAGCCGATTTGTTGCAGGTCTATTCAGGTTTGGAATCTGATGAGGTGACCAATGGCATCATGGTGGACACTACTCTCCATGTGGTGGAGGAACAGTCCATCTTGGTGGGAGGGGTGGACCTTTCAG AAACAACCGTTCAGGGCGCAGAGGACAGCATGGAGACaaatgcagctgcagctgctcttcTCAACATGGAGTCGCCAAACAACATTCTGGACGAGAAGCGTATGA TTCACACCTACGGTATGCTCGAGTCAGACTTGACATATGCTCCTCTGAGGCCTGACCAGATGGATAATGGTGCCCTTGACATGTCTCTGGATGAGGACACTTCATCCATGGATGAGATAGCCCAGAAGTCTTCCTtaaaaccacagaaaaaaacCAAAG TGCGGAAGCCTCGGGCGGTTCGTCCCTGCTCTCCTATCACCACTCCTAGCCTGCCACTCAAGAAGAAGAGCAAAGAGGGCAAAG GCAACACAATCTACCTGTGGGAATTCCTTCTGGCTCTACTGCAGGATAAAAACACCTGTCCCAAATATATCAAATGGACACAACGGGAAAAAGGCATCTTTAAGCTGGTGGATTCAAAGGCCGTTTCAAAGCTGTGGGGCAAACACAAGAATAAGCCTGACATGAACTATGAGACCATGGGTAGAGCTCTCAG GTACTATTATCAGAGAGGAATTCTGGCGAAGGTAGAAGGGCAGCGGCTTGTGTATCAGTTCAAGGAGATGCCAGCTGATCTGGTGGTAATTGAGGATGAAGACACTGGCCCTGATTCCAACAGCTGCTACGGAAACCAGAGATCGTCCAGCGGGCGGTCGGTCGTCCGTGGAGGGTCCAAAGGGCACGGGAGGGCTCACAGTCAACATCAAGTCCCAATGAAACAGATGAAGAAGGAGGCTCACGAGGAACATCTGTACCAGGAAGCCAGTGTTTGTCAGACCGAACAGCTCCTTCAGACTGTCAATATGTTGCAAGCCGGCCAAGGATCAATTGTTCAAGAGCCGGCACAAGCTATGAG GACCATCAACAATCCAGTGTCGCTCCCCATGGTCCTGACACCTACTGGTTCATTTCAGTCTGTTCCTCTCACCACTGTTCTGGCCAATGGAGACTCCAACCACTGCTCCCCACCTCAGGTTATTCTACACACCATGCCCTCCAGCACACAAAGTGGTAAAGATGTGCTCACAATCCATGCAGCTTCTCTTGGAGGTGAAGCCAGCAGTCTGCAGGATGGCCTCCCTCAACAGCTCCTGGTCACAAGTCTTTGTTCCTCCACCATCTCCACCTCCCCTCCCTGCGCGTCTCTTCCAGGAGTTATTACTTCCACTGCTTCAAATCTCAATGGCCTTCCTCGTTTGGTCACCATCAACACAACCTGTGGGCAGACCATGGTGGCGCAGCAGCCCGGTACTGTAATTGCCACCGTGCTCAAATCCAGCGACCTCTCTGGGTTGCAGGTCAAAGAAGAGCTACTGGACCCCAGCTACTTCCAGTCGATGGTGAATGGCGATCTGTCACTATCGGCAAATACGTTTGAGAAAGAAGAGATTGAGGCAGGGGAGTCTGAGCTGCAGTATAGGACTGTGATCATTGATAGCAGTCTAAGCCAGAGCCAGGAGGCTTTAAGTGAGACAATAGTTAATGGACATTCTTCCCAGACTGGCAGCCCCAGCGAGGGCCTGACCCCGGTGGAAGAGCTGGAAGTGCGTGGGGAGATGTCCTTACAGCCTGAGCAGGGAATCAAAGGCCTTCAAGAGCTACCACTGTCTGTCCAATTGCCTGCAAACTTTATCCAGATAAAGACAGAGCCTGCAGAGGCTTAG